Genomic segment of Malus domestica chromosome 15, GDT2T_hap1:
GTTACCACCAACTTATGAAAGtctttaaaaatagttgaaaccTCACTTTTAGATTTCATGAGAGAAAGAAAAGTAATTTAAGTGTGATCAGCCAAAAATATGACAAAATATTTGTAACCCTctattgattcaaaagttgaacCCCATAGATCAGTGTGTACCATTTCAAATGGTGTACTCGACTTAGACATTGAAGAACCAAAAGGAAGTCTagcaaattttgaaaaatgacaGGTATCACACTTAAAGGATGGGTGACAAAACATGGGAAATAGTTTTGACAAAACAACTTCGGATGGATGAGCTAGTCTTTGATGCCAAAGTTGTTGATCTTGAGTTTTACTTGAGTTTGCTTGAAGAGCTTTAGGTAGATGAGAATTCTTGCAAAAATAATACAGgacatttagaaaaaaaaaaccttcaccaATCATCTTCTTAGTGATACAATCCTGAAATATCACATTAGTTTGTGAGAACATGGCAATGCATTTTAGAGTGGAAGTGAGTTGCCATATGGAAAGTAATTTGAAAGGAAAGGATGGAACATATAGAGCATTAGACTCGATgtttttttacatcaaatttatttttcctcTACCCATCACCGAGACACTTTTTCATTTGCAATTGACACCTGAGAAGGTTttgaaaaagaatgaaaatcaTGCAGATCTGAGACTTTATTGGTCATGTAATCAGTGGCACTCGAGTCAATTATCTAGCAATGAAGTTCAATACTAGTTTGAAGTGCAGTGGAGAAGGAGTTTAAGATACTTGCAGCTTTATCAGGATGGACATGATCGTGGTCAGCAAGGAACCTAGCAAACTGGCTAAGAAGTGCAGTGTGATTGTCACTCTCAACCTTAGGAGTTGGTACAACCTTTCCATGtcctttgctttgaagatacGCTGCAAATTCATTGATAAGAGATAAGGGGTTTTCAGTGAAGCCTACTGAACCATGGTTGAGCGAGCTCGAGGCATGCTTTGCAATATGTTATGCTTTGTAGGGGGTTGTTTGTGATGCTCGAGGAGTGAATGGCCTAACATTCTTTTTGAACTTAGGTTTTAGCTCTGGATGTAGTTCCTAACACTTTTCTTCCACATGTCCTGTAACATTGCAGTATTTGCAATTTAGGTGTGGATTCCTTCCCTTGTATACCTTGTTGTCAGTTTGCATGTAGTTCGTAGCATACCATCGAGTCTTAAGTAGTTTGTGGCTTGGCACTTGGTTTATCAcccttcttcttgcttcttcacGTTGCACAGTAGCACAAACATTTTGAAATGATGGCAGCTCCATGTTCATTAGAATGTGGCTTTTGAGATCTTCATACTCGGAGCTTAAGCTTCCTAGCAACTGATATATCATATCTTCCTCAACACGTTTGAGAAGAATAAAGGGATCAGTGGTATGAGAAGGATATACATCCAGCTCATTCCACATGGTTTTAAGGCTTTCAAGGTGTTGAACAAAGGTTCTTCTTTCTTGTTGAATACCTGCAATATCTTTCTTTAGCTAGAACACACGAGCATAATTATTCTGGTTCCCATGCATGTCTTTCACAGACTTCCATAAGTCTTGTGAGGATTCTGAGTAGTTAAAGATCTCAGCTACATATTTCTCCATGTTGTTGAGTAACAGGGACATGACCAGTTGGTCTTTGCATAACCATGCTTCATATGCTTGGGTAGAAGGCTCAGGTACTTTAGCTCCTCCATTAATGAACCCTAGCTTTCCTCTTCCGCCGAGAGCAAGAGACATTGTTCTAGACCATGGGAGATAGTTGAATTCATTTAACAAAACGGAGCATAAACGCTGATTCGTATTTATCTCAGTATCTGAAACAAAAGAGGGAGAACTTTGCGagttttctcctccaaggtTTACTGAGCTTTCTTCAGCCATAACTCGAGCTTGAAGATGAACAACAACGGAAAAAAATGGGCAGAGATAGGTCAAGGATGacactgctctgataccatgttgcaATTTGGTTTAAGTTTTCTTGTATATTTCATAAGTATTGAATGTacaaggatatatatatataaagaaggaCTAGTTACAACCAACTATCCTTAGAGACTTAACCCTAGAGACTGGCCATACTCCCTAATTGAAGAACATTACACCAAATACTAGTGACCGGTCATACTCCttaattggaggaaaccaaccACAAGTAAGGAGTGATTTACACTTTTCTGTCAAGGAAAACACAGCAGCCCATGGTGCAACTAGGCAGCCAAAGTTGACAAAGAAAGGCCATGATTTCCGGATTACATAATCTACATAATCTGTCTAGGGTTGGTTAGTAACTCTTGATAGAAATGTATGCAGTGTAGCTATGGTGATTTAGAGAAACAAAGAGATCGAAGAAGAGCAAGAGAGAATAAGGTTTTCTGTTCTTTCATTAACTGATTAACAATGCAGTACAAAGGTCCTTTGTACAAGCTACATTTCTTACGGACTAAGCAATCATATAATTACAAACTTAACAACCCATTATCTAATCTCTTAACAACTGGCAGCAACTGAAGCATCTTGAACTTGAGCGGGATCTTTATACCTTTGCAATTAGCTGTTGAATGGCAGATGAACTTTTTGCATGGGAGTATCTGTGTGTGGGGCTCATAAGTGGGTGACTCTCACTCTTAAAACATGGTAATTGTTCAGTGAGATCTTAATTGAATACTATAATTATAAATAGAGAGAAATTTAtacataatattatattattagttCAAAATATTACAGTGCATGTACAAGTCATTAAAAATTCATTCGATGTGAGTGCATCATCGTAAGattatattgttgatgcataatAGGATTAACAtataatttagttaattatgcGACGTGATAGTATTCCAATCCCATACAATACACTTTTCTATGTCATTGTACTTGTCGTTTTGTGAAATGAAATCAATGAATACATGATAGGAAATGGGAAGCCCAATTTTTCCCTTTCACTTTCTGTCACTCTAATCTTGCTTTTCTTTCCTATCTGATATGAAAGAGTGGTGGTAGTAGTAGTACTGTGGTACTCATCTCTTTTATTCTACTTTCGAAACTGATCATCGTATTTCAAAAGTCATGATAATTTATACCAGTAACAAGTTATAGAAGCACAAAAACAATAATCAACAAGAATTTAACGAGGTTCACTCTAAATTAGATTATCGACAGGGCGACGATGTGGGTGATCCACAATGGTAAAAAGAAATAAGTACAACAAAGAGGAGAGATAGCTTATTCTAACACTTGcggtgcttttaaaataagcaccttattttataatttttctgttTGATTTCAATTGACCAGTGACACTATTAAaactaaggaaaactaatgaaaatggcttgaaaactttgagttttaatgataaggacaaaataaagggtaaagtgaatagtaccaggattgactttttagtgtaaaaatgtggtttttcgttaaagtgaacagtaccgggtgcttttcgttaaagttcccttaaaactATGCATTCAAGAGAAAATTTCTCCTTTGATGTGATTGACCGGCTCACTTAAGTTATGTCACGTTGATGATCTCTTGAAACAAAAACGGTATTTTAAAAAGTTCCAAAAGAAATTTCAACCCAAAACACGTAAATTTGAGCCGCTATTTCAACACATATgtccttattttcctttttacgTTCTTTTCCCAACATGATATTATGCTACTTGAGTCTCAATATGTTACCTCAAATTGGTTGTGCATGAATGATTGGTAATTGTTCACTTATATAAAGTCCTCGATATatacattttatttcaataaatATTTAAGTTCTCAAATAATTGAAAAGTGAGCTTATACAAAATAAGCTTTGTATGATAATATTGCACCATTGAAAATTcagtttaaaatttattttttccgTGAACTATGTCATCTTGGGATATGAAAAACTTTTTCGCAAACTATGTTGAGTTCTAGCAAAAAGGAAACTGGCTAGGGTTAGCTTCCAtgacatgaaaaataaaaggcGAGAAGACTCAATTTGTATAAAACAATCTTAAAGAGATAGCAATGGGGTTGCAAAATTAAACTAATTATGCTAAGTTAACAAAAtatttttctcttaatttttcCGTATAATGTCCTTTACATAGTAAGTTGATGCTACATTTGAAAGGATTCTTCGTGAAGTGCAAAGAGATTTTTTAGGGTGCTCTAGATTATGGAGTATTTTGACTTTTTCAactgttaaaaaaaacaacaatcaaaatttaaacggttaaaaaaaaatacaaaaatcttATACTTCGGAgcactgcaatttttttttgtgtgcaaATGGATGCTAGCACaaaaaaatgtttatttttCGTTCCCTAGACCTAGAGCATAATGCAACAAGCAGCTCATTAGATTGTTATTTTGGCCTCCAAATTTGCTATACGGTTCCACCAGATTGATTGATGCCCAAAATACATACTGTTTGGAAACAGATACAAATGGTAATATAGAAACGACAAACCCTCTAAAGCAACTTCAGATAATGTGTATTTTTCATTTCATGTATTTTCCCctttcactctcttcttcgCCGTTATGTTTCATCTTTTATTTCCCCAACTCCATCTTTCCACGGTTCTTCTATTTTTTAATAGAATAACAAAAGTGTTCTTGAATACATCCGGTTCCACTATAAAATCAAGTGGTAATATGTGGAGTAATTCAATTTATAAGTGTACGCAAAGTATGTTGAGAATGTatcccacattgatgggagAAGAGACATGAAATGATCGAAGCATGCTAGCCATCACggtgaggtgacgtaaccataagggtaagtgatgcaaaaagtgaataagattaaaactaattagaactaaacagtgaaagagtgcgcaatcGTGGATTGAACCTGCTACGattattcagagcgtaataaacagtgagactacagaagagtagtcaaaacaaccaaagtacacttattacataatagTGATAAGTTTGTACGTCTAAAACAGAAGGAAATGTCAAAACTGCCGggattcctcgagtgccacaaagagtacaACTATCTAGGTCCTAGAGAggtgaaaaacaaagttgagtgggtcaacaaaacaatgcttataagaaaacctttaactttgaaaatactaacccctcgtcgtaaaacaagtatagtttccttaaaacatactactCAGGTATATAAACAATAATTCGATAATATTATAGCAGTAATATAACTAGGAATATGCCAAGTAATGATGTATCAAATGCCAagtaataatcatgtgataatcaagtataactaagtgctcatccatctaagctgacacacaagttcgaACAGATAGTTTTTGAcacgaacaggactgggtgtaatcaatatgctctagtattacgatcacatgaaggctgGTGCAGAAGCAtggtcacatacaagtcggattgcctaatgcaatttacccgacaggactggcacctaacttggatccaaggtgagcgaacggtgcgatgtgaacatgcacgtgaaggactggccctggccctgaggcgagtactaacaccaagGTGCAGCAATATGAGCATGTACACAagtatgtatgaatgtcatgacagtaatatctcagccatatagcagcatttatcacaatatatatcacaaaaacgatacttggcaatataaatgtaaaagtgaagtaaatacgcatttatggaaactataaatatgtataggtataaaacaaactgcccactcacaagtatgttgctgggtcgtaacccccgagcctagcttggcctcgtAAATCCTCAGGCtaagtttcccctatatgtgaagtaactaaaataacattaattaaagcacataacggaaacctaaataaaacccccatagtttgctcaaacctagggtttaaatatatgaaattgatcTACTTGACGACACGAACACACACGTGTTGACCACACGTCGGCTGGAGGTCGGACGCACCATCACGCGCCGCCCAAAGGGGTTGCACAGATTTGTCATGCGCGCCCGCGAGTACAGGTGTACTCGCCTTCCTCGCGATTTTTTGcagttttgcagatttttgggCCAACTTCCAGGGCTCATAACGATCTCGATTCTCGACCAAAAACACTTCtacaaaagccaaattaaagctaggaatgtgatGTATCGATCCCAATTTACAGAAGGTTCGAATATGGTCCATGTTATTCAGACATTTGGCCTAAAAGTGGCCAAATGACCATGGTTGTAAATTTccagaaaattgaaattttcttcccaacttctagagttgatttctaactcgATACTTATCCaaactcaatgattcaaaagccattttgaagttaggaatgtagagAACAAGTTTGTACCTAGTAGGAGTCCAGTTGTGGTCGAGGTTGATCAGAAAAAATGGGTTGAAAATGACCAAATggtcatgattcttgattgaaAAACGTGCAGGTTCTTCCTCTTCTCGAGTTTTCTGGGTAAAACCATAcgttcaaaacataaaaaagagatcaatacCGACCCATAGAATTGAAATGAAGGTTCTAAGGGTTTCTCGAGGCTTACGAAGCCATGAATGGCCTGAAAATCATTATATCGAACTCACCGAGTCGAACCTTCCTAGTTGGTGAGTCAAAACTCGTCTACACCAGATTTCAAGGACATGGTTGTGATCGTGGGACTGAGATGAACACAATGGTGTAGTTGGTTTGTCACGTTTgtgagttttggtgtgtttttgtgAAGGTTGCAGAGAGGAAGAGGGAGCTTggcgagggagagagagagaggagagagttcctatttcttttcttttttcctttttctgatTGGTGACAGAAAAGAGGGAGAGCATGGGATGTGATTGGCTGCTAGAGTGTAGGGATAGATGGGATTGGTTAAGTAAATAATGGAGGGGATGCACGGGTAGGATAAAAAGGGAATCCAAAGGATATGATTTCAGATTTCCTACAGTAAAAggaaatcgaaatctatccaaagtagatatttttacactttaaaatctACGCCGACTCGTACTagcgtgtacaatttaaatgcgatagcaagaaataaaatgaaagagATATGTATacgtccacgtcacttgccaCTAAGGGCATACTCGTCAAATAcatactcggggagaaattacatatgaaaattagggatgggtcgtcacaatctaccccccttataaaaatttcgtccccgaaatttcaaTACTGATTACCATCAAAGCCATAAAATAAACGTGGATAAATATCTCGCATACACTCTTTTGTCTCCCAAGTGGCTTCCTCCACagagtggttcctccacaaaacCTTCACCATCTGCACGGTCTTGTTCCTAAgaaccttatccttccaatcaaGGATAGTCATTGAAACCTTATCATAGGTCAAATCTGGATTGATCTCCAGTGGCTGAGGAGGGATTACGAGTGATGGATCAGAAACGCACCTCCGTAACAGCGATACATGAAACATATTGTGCACTCTCACCAACTCTGGTGGCAAAGCAAGTCGATAAGCAACTTCATCGACTTGTTCAACGATCTGGTACGGTCCGATGTAAGGCTGAGCttccctttctttccaaatcgcaCAATACCTTTCCACGGTGATAACTTcaagaatacccaatcaccaACCTTATAAACTTTGTCGATAGAATGTCTGTCGGCGATACTCTTCTACCGATCTTGGGCCGCTTTCAAATTATCCTTTATCACCTGAATGTTCTGTGTTGAGGAAAAACATACTGAGTAGTACGCTAGGGGAACCAAAAATCAACCCAACATACAAAGAAACTATAAAGTAAAAATAATCTAAAACGATAGCCGATAGAAGCAGAAATGTCATGAATATAAGAAGAGGTTGCACATGAAAAAATGTTGGACCACCAATAATATACATCATTATGTGCACCAAAATTAGCAAAAACATCAACCATATAGTTGCCCtcgtaaaatatatataaaacaaaatcaCGCATTCTAAACAATTGCTCCAATCCACTACGGCCTCTTTTGgtagctcggactgtactgactatttctgtcggataggataaatagccaccggatagtgctgactaaattagtcgggcgtttggtgcaatATCAGATTAATGACTGTATTATTTATCTGTGTTTGATACCGAACCGGAtaagaaaatggaagaaaaacaaattttgacaaatctttgtttatttgttgaACTTTATtcatatttatacctattgaaaaccacacaaatttttaaataacaaagaaaaataggaAATTCCATActtcaaattcaaaatattttccaaTAACATAAAAGAAGGTTCACAAAACACAACTACAGTTGTTAGGTTATATAGATTAATCCAACCACATATCCAAGTTCACAAAATATACAAATGCAAGTTGGTTTCAGTAAGAAACAATTTGTccaaatagccaaaatatatGCATGTTGTTGCTTTGCTTTCAGTTAGAAGCAATTTGTCCaagtaccaaaaatatatacatGCTACAGcttttaacaaaagatatgcATGTTGCTTTTAACAAActatattgttgttgttttcCAATGTCAATTGCGGTTACTTTGTCCAAGTAACATGAGTACGAAGGATTTTTTTCATTGCACCATCCAAAGACAAGAATGTCCTCTCATTCTGTGGCTTTTCGAAAAGGATATTCAGTGCCTTGATTTGCTCCCCAATACACAAATCCATCTTCGACAATTCTAAAGCAATCTTAGGTTTTGGATCCACTCTTTCTGAAGCAATTCTTGTATCTTTGACAATTACAAGAAGACATGATCATTGGCTAATTAAAGCCAAAATGCAAAGGAGATTAAACATCTGCAGTAGTAGAATACAAAAAGGATACAAGCATACATGGGTAAGGAAGCTCAAGAAAGATAAGAACGCTAAACTACTATCTTACAAGTAATCCATGTTCCCCAAACCTTCGTAGTCTCAGGTGCTACGTAACTATAAAGCCAGACAACACACATTTGAAACTTAACTATAAAATGACCTTCTCCATATGTGTAAGCTTAACCACAATGCAAAATTCTGCACTCAACTTCCTAGGTCACTCTAGGCTCAAATAAACATCAAAACTAATTCATTCGAATTTCGAACAATGTGAATATATCCCATCCTTCCATGCCATTTGAATTTCTCTGTTTCTCCTGCTTGAATGTTCAAACAAATAACCATTTAACAAGCttttgatcaagattaaacGAAGCGCTTATGATGCAGGGACATAAATAAGCAGTATTAAGCAGGCTAAGAACATCTGATGCAGTAGAACACGAAGCAACCTAATTttcagaaattttatttgattcagTTTTTAAATTATGATGTGCTAAAAACCTTTGTCCTTTTGTAAATTGCAGAGCCATTAGAGAGATGACTTGCTGAGGGCATTGCGAATGGTGTTGTAAGCATTGATTGGTCTCAGAATGATATAGGCAATTTTTTCCAGACTAGATATGAGTGGGATGTTCTTGCCGCACGTACCATATAGGCATTTGGCCCTGATAAGTAGGTAATACACCTACTACAAGCAGCACGTTATTTTGTTTATGAAGTACTTTTGTTGTCTTGGTTCTGTTTTAATCCTAATATAGTAAAAACATAGCTTCATATAGCCCCACCCCAACCCGCGGATAGAAAATCACCATGTGAAATCAAAACATAGCTTTATATATCTTCTATATAACTTTCTTTTCTtcatctctccctccctctacCTTTCTTCAAATTTTAGCTGTACGTTCCAGACCTAGTTCTTTTGTTTGACAAAAGGGTATATTTGTATAGACCTAACATTCTATTATATTACACACTTTCCACTGAAGTTGACAAAAGCTTGCTGAATGCTATGAAGGATTCAATTGTTTAAGGGTATTTTATTTGAATTCTTGTTCTTTTCCCCTATATtgttgttttagtttacaactcATTATAATGTTATTTAACACAGGTTTGAGTGGGGTGCTCAAGAAGGACCTGTTTGGGTTGATATTTGAACTTTGGACTAACAGGAAGAGAAGCCCAACAAGAACCAAGGAGGGGGTTTTGCCTAAAGCCCATCACCTAAGCCCAAATATTCATTTCAAGATTTATGAAGTACTCACCCATTTAATGCAAAGGCTAGTGGCTTGAAAGAAGTGACACTTGATGGAAATCAATCTACTTTCAACCCAAAAGTACTTTCTGAATGGTAGAGTACGTAAATtactgatgagtcactacccctcAGCTACTTTCGAGTAGGAACCAAGCTGCAAGCAGTTAGGCTAATtcgcctataaaaggaggaagagggccCAGAGACAAGGATACTCAACCAATTAAACAAccaaatacacaaactctgctcaagccagattttcatacgaagctgtagtcagcccccaACCTCAATCCTTTTCAGGATTAGCCCTCacaaaagccatcttttgtctagtttaataaCTCTAC
This window contains:
- the LOC139191845 gene encoding uncharacterized protein, with translation MEARITVVDSEIQSLEEQLSLLKAEKMTLSNQLSQKPDRIFAIMQTYFSRIVALAEDVKYCAIWKEREAQPYIGPYQIVEQVDEVAYRLALPPELVRVHNMFHVSLLRRCVSDPSLVIPPQPLEINPDLTYDKVSMTILDWKDKVLRNKTVQMVKVLWRNHSVEEATWETKECMRDIYPRLFYGFDGNQY